The Cloacibacillus sp. DNA window TACGAAATGTGTGGTGATGAATATGTTAAATATTTATGTTCTATATACCAGTTATGATGTGCTTCTCTCAATGGCAATCGCCGCGTCGTATCCTAAAGATGATAATTTGATGCTGTTTGTCAGAATTCCCCATGCCTTAAAAAAAATTTACGGTATACTCTCAAATATTTTTCCTGAAAATAATGCACGATACTTTGCTTTCGAGGAAGAGAATATAGAGGACTCTAATATAAGAAATTTTTTCCAAAAAAAACGCAATATAAAATTATTAGAGAGAGAAATAAAACGTCAGGGGCCTGTTGACAGGATCTTTTATAACCAGGAATGGAATGTCTACACAACATATGCCGTGCACTTAGCGCAGGAATTGAACTCGTCTGTAACCTTTAATTTTCTTGATGATGGTATATATACTTATGTTGAGACTATAAAGAAGCTCAAAAACCCCATTGAACGGTGGGCAGACAGGCTTGTATACGGAGGTTGGCATATAAATCACGCGATTCCTGGAACTTTGCGCGAAAATTGTACGATGTGGGCCTTGTTTCCACAGTTGCTGCCAGGAATATATAA harbors:
- a CDS encoding polysialyltransferase family glycosyltransferase: MNMLNIYVLYTSYDVLLSMAIAASYPKDDNLMLFVRIPHALKKIYGILSNIFPENNARYFAFEEENIEDSNIRNFFQKKRNIKLLEREIKRQGPVDRIFYNQEWNVYTTYAVHLAQELNSSVTFNFLDDGIYTYVETIKKLKNPIERWADRLVYGGWHINHAIPGTLRENCTMWALFPQLLPGIYNNKEHVRIDMEPLFGQIDEMALMKETHTCEESKIEAIIATDFNSSCTSDEYRNIITSIVMRCCDENFKTAIKRHPADDSCFNFTPDGYETLDLLDCVPIELYYLYFRKSLKKVVGGLSTVLLTARAMLPEADIESVVSRSYLECDENSDEILKLFSQVGVKITLIE